A single genomic interval of Pseudomonas sp. FeN3W harbors:
- a CDS encoding ectoine synthase produces MIVRTLAECEQTDRKVHSKTGTWDSTRLLLKDDNMGFSFHITTIYAGTETHIHYQNHLESVYCMSGNGEIETIADGKIYKIEPGTLYILDKHDEHLLRGGSEDMKMACVFNPPLNGKEVHDESGVYPLEAETV; encoded by the coding sequence ATGATCGTCAGAACCCTCGCCGAGTGCGAGCAGACCGACCGCAAGGTCCACAGCAAGACCGGCACCTGGGATAGCACCCGCCTGTTGCTCAAAGACGACAACATGGGTTTCTCGTTCCACATCACCACCATCTACGCCGGCACCGAGACGCACATCCACTACCAGAACCATCTGGAATCGGTGTACTGCATGAGTGGCAACGGCGAGATCGAGACCATCGCCGACGGCAAGATCTACAAGATCGAACCCGGCACGCTGTACATCCTCGACAAGCACGACGAGCACCTGCTGCGGGGCGGCAGCGAGGACATGAAGATGGCCTGCGTCTTCAATCCGCCGCTCAACGGCAAGGAAGTGCATGACGAGAGCGGCGTCTATCCGCTGGAGGCCGAAACCGTCTGA